Proteins co-encoded in one Ciconia boyciana chromosome 14, ASM3463844v1, whole genome shotgun sequence genomic window:
- the LOC140659540 gene encoding thyrotropin-releasing hormone receptor-like produces MENGSASPGAALGGSGNQTLGRMPRQPLELQVVTILLVLLICGVGIAGNVMVVLVVLRSKHMVTPTNCYLVSLAVADLIVLLAAGLPNISEVVASWVYGYAGCLCITYLQYLGINISAWSITAFTVERYIAICHAIKAQLLCTVSRAKRIISSLWLFTSLYCLIWFFLVDTTQVTFSDGAQVSCGYRVSRSLYMPIYFLDFAVFYVIPLGLATVLYGLIARILFMSPLPATPQRSCLGSTHQGGSLKLSCLGNKGALSSRKQVTKMLAVVVVLFALLWMPYRTLVVVNSFIDPPYLNIWFLLFCRMCIYLNSAINPIIYNLMSQKFRAAFRKLCKCEEKSAENPAPYTAPVYYSAMKDYSHDSSDHNITKQEDLNSLPAPAEKNKPAK; encoded by the exons ATGGAGAACGGCTCGGCCAGCCCGGGAGCCGCGCTGGGCGGCAGCGGCAACCAGACCCTGGGCAGGATGCCCCGGCAGCCCCTGGAGCTGCAGGTGGTCACCATCCTGCTGGTGCTGCTCATCTGCGGGGTGGGCATCGCGGGCAACGTGatggtggtgctggtggtgctgcgCAGCAAGCACATGGTGACCCCCACCAACTGCTACCTGGTGAGCCTGGCGGTGGCTGATCTCATCGTGCTGCTGGCGGCCGGGCTGCCCAACATCTCGGAAGTGGTGGCTTCTTGGGTGTACGGCTACGCCGGCTGCCTCTGCATCACCTATTTGCAGTACTTGGGCATCAACATCTCCGCCTGGTCCATCACCGCCTTCACAGTGGAGCGTTACATCGCGATCTGCCACGCCATCAAAGCGCAGCTCCTGTGCACCGTGTCCCGCGCCAAGCGCATCATCTCCTCGCTGTGGCTCTTCACCTCCCTCTATTGCCTCATCTGGTTCTTCCTGGTGGACACGACCCAGGTCACCTTCTCAGATGGGGCACAGGTCAGCTGTGGCTACCGGGTCTCCAGAAGCCTTTACATGCCCATTTACTTCTTGGATTTTGCCGTCTTCTACGTCATCCCGTTGGGGCTGGCAACTGTCCTCTACGGCCTCATTGCCCGCATCCTCTTCATGAGCCCCCTGCCCGCCACCCCGCAGCGCTCCTGCCTGGGCTCCACGCACCAGGGCGGCTCCCTCAAGCTCTCCTGCCTGGGCAACAAGGGGGCCCTGAGCTCCCGCAAGCAG GTGACCAAAATGCTGGCTGTCGTGGTGGTCCTCTTCGCCCTTCTGTGGATGCCTTATCGCACACTGGTGGTGGTGAACTCCTTCATTGACCCTCCGTACCTGAACATCTggttccttctcttctgccGCATGTGCATCTACCTGAACAGTGCCATCAACCCCATCATCTACAACCTCATGTCACAGAAATTCAGGGCTGCCTTTAGGAAGTTATGCAAGTGTGAAGAGAAGAGTGCTGAGAACCCCGCGCCATACACCGCCCCGGTGTACTACAGCGCTATGAAGGACTATTCTCATGACAGCTCTGATCACAATATCACCAAACAAGAAGATCTGAACAGTCTCCCTGCACCTGCAGAGAAGAACAAGCCTGCCAAATAA